A DNA window from Caulobacter mirabilis contains the following coding sequences:
- a CDS encoding cisplatin damage response ATP-dependent DNA ligase — protein MRAFARLLDSLSFTASRNAKLRLVRDFLAEQPDPDRGWALAALTGDLSFSAAKPAAIRKAVEARMDPVLFGWSYDYVGDLAETVALVWPAQPGANREPELSEVVDALRTASRAEVQPLIERWLDALDADGRWALLKLLTGGLRVGFSSRLAKQACADLGGVETREIEEVWHALAAPYEDLFAWLEGRSERPSADHPGRFRPVMLAQPIDEAVDFAKLNAGDYAAEWKWDGIRVQAVSERGVRRLYTRTGDDISHAFPDVIEAMAYEGAVDGELLVLHDGALASFGDLQQRLNRKTVDAKLLKAYPAGVRAYDLLLDGEADLRDLPFAERRKRLETFISRLDSARFDLSPLQPFETWGQLSDLRADPPPGDPALSEGLMLKRWDSLYEAGRPKGPWFKWKRDPHLIDAVLMYAQRGHGKRSSFYSDYTFGVWREDANGDRILTPVGKAYFGFTDEELKQLDKYVRDNTVERFGPVRSVRAGLDFGLVLEVAFEGLQRSTRHKSGVAMRFPRISRIRWDKPAREADDLATLERMLG, from the coding sequence ATGCGCGCCTTCGCCCGCCTGCTCGACAGCCTGTCCTTCACCGCCTCGCGGAACGCGAAGCTGCGGCTGGTCCGCGACTTCCTGGCGGAGCAGCCCGATCCGGACCGCGGCTGGGCGCTGGCCGCCCTGACCGGCGATCTCAGCTTCTCGGCCGCCAAGCCCGCCGCCATCCGCAAGGCGGTCGAGGCGCGGATGGACCCGGTCCTGTTCGGCTGGTCCTACGACTATGTCGGCGACCTGGCCGAGACCGTCGCCCTGGTCTGGCCGGCCCAACCAGGCGCCAATCGCGAGCCCGAGCTGTCGGAAGTGGTCGACGCCCTGCGCACAGCCTCCCGCGCCGAGGTTCAGCCGCTGATCGAGCGCTGGTTGGACGCGCTTGACGCCGATGGCCGCTGGGCGCTGCTCAAGCTTCTGACCGGCGGCCTGCGCGTGGGCTTCTCCAGCCGGCTGGCGAAGCAGGCCTGCGCCGACCTGGGCGGGGTCGAGACACGCGAGATCGAAGAAGTCTGGCACGCCCTGGCGGCGCCCTACGAGGACCTGTTCGCCTGGCTCGAAGGCCGGTCGGAACGACCCAGCGCCGACCACCCTGGCCGCTTCCGACCGGTGATGCTGGCCCAGCCGATCGACGAGGCCGTCGATTTCGCCAAGCTCAACGCTGGCGACTACGCTGCGGAGTGGAAGTGGGACGGCATCCGCGTCCAGGCTGTCAGCGAGCGCGGCGTCCGGCGCCTCTACACCCGCACCGGCGACGACATCAGCCATGCGTTCCCGGACGTGATCGAGGCGATGGCCTACGAGGGCGCGGTCGACGGCGAGTTGCTGGTGCTGCATGACGGCGCGCTGGCGAGCTTCGGCGACCTGCAGCAGCGGCTCAACCGCAAGACTGTCGACGCCAAGCTCCTCAAGGCCTATCCGGCCGGCGTCCGGGCCTACGACCTGCTGCTCGACGGGGAGGCGGACCTGCGCGACCTTCCCTTCGCGGAACGTCGGAAACGGCTCGAAACCTTCATTTCAAGGCTCGATTCGGCCCGATTCGACCTGTCTCCGCTGCAGCCCTTCGAGACCTGGGGACAACTTTCCGACCTTCGCGCCGATCCGCCGCCGGGCGATCCGGCCCTGTCGGAAGGGCTGATGCTGAAACGCTGGGACAGCCTCTACGAAGCGGGCCGGCCCAAGGGACCCTGGTTCAAGTGGAAGCGCGATCCGCACCTGATCGACGCGGTCCTGATGTACGCCCAGCGCGGCCACGGCAAGCGGTCCAGCTTCTACAGCGACTACACCTTCGGGGTCTGGCGCGAGGACGCCAACGGCGATCGGATCCTGACCCCGGTCGGCAAGGCCTATTTCGGCTTCACCGATGAGGAGCTGAAGCAGCTCGACAAGTACGTCCGCGACAACACCGTCGAACGGTTCGGGCCGGTGCGGTCGGTGCGGGCCGGCCTCGACTTCGGGCTGGTGCTGGAGGTGGCGTTCGAGGGGCTGCAGCGGTCGACGCGGCACAAGAGCGGCGTCGCCATGCGCTTCCCGCGCATCAGCCGCATCCGCTGGGACAAGCCGGCGCGCGAGGCCGACGACCTGGCGACGCTGGAACGGATGCTCGGCTGA
- a CDS encoding DUF4349 domain-containing protein, with protein sequence MRSAIVIGVVALVLVGCGQAKERGVAYNAETADPAAVGEAAAGSATPARPISAVPAGAPMLAYSYDYSIKGAAQPLRDLMGRHEAACTSAGPQVCQVVSSTAYENEGSRLQSRLELRAAPAWVKRFRDSLAAETKSVGGRVTGADVTSEDLSREIVDTEARLRAMTTLRDRLQALLADRPGKLSELVEIERELARVQGEIDSTQSQLAVTRGRVAMSEMTISYNSAGGLAPKGVWSPLTTAFTDFLAIVAFTLAAMVRLIAWTLPWVALIGLAAWLFRKKLPRRLWPAREKKPAE encoded by the coding sequence ATGCGATCGGCGATTGTCATCGGAGTGGTCGCGCTGGTCCTCGTCGGCTGTGGCCAGGCGAAGGAACGGGGCGTCGCCTACAACGCTGAGACCGCGGACCCGGCCGCGGTGGGGGAAGCGGCCGCCGGTTCCGCGACGCCGGCGAGGCCGATCAGCGCCGTCCCCGCCGGCGCCCCCATGCTGGCCTACAGCTACGACTACAGCATCAAGGGGGCCGCCCAGCCGCTGCGCGATCTGATGGGCCGTCACGAGGCCGCCTGCACGAGCGCCGGGCCGCAGGTCTGTCAGGTGGTCAGCTCGACGGCGTACGAGAATGAGGGAAGCCGCCTGCAGAGCCGCCTCGAGCTCCGGGCCGCCCCGGCCTGGGTAAAGCGGTTCCGCGACAGCCTGGCCGCGGAGACAAAAAGCGTCGGCGGCCGGGTGACCGGGGCCGATGTTACGTCGGAGGACCTGTCGCGGGAAATCGTCGACACCGAGGCGCGGCTGCGCGCCATGACCACCCTGCGAGATCGGCTGCAGGCCCTGCTCGCCGATCGTCCCGGCAAGCTGTCGGAGCTGGTCGAAATCGAGCGGGAGCTGGCGCGGGTCCAGGGCGAGATCGACAGCACCCAGTCGCAGCTGGCGGTGACGCGCGGGCGGGTCGCCATGTCCGAGATGACCATCAGCTACAACTCCGCCGGCGGGCTGGCCCCGAAAGGCGTCTGGTCGCCCCTGACCACGGCCTTCACCGACTTCCTGGCGATCGTGGCCTTCACCCTGGCGGCGATGGTGCGGCTGATCGCCTGGACCCTGCCCTGGGTCGCGCTGATCGGGCTGGCGGCCTGGCTGTTTCGCAAGAAGCTGCCGCGGCGCCTCTGGCCGGCGCGTGAGAAGAAGCCCGCCGAATGA
- a CDS encoding ligase-associated DNA damage response exonuclease gives MVRPEALLCPRPDGLYCPPGDFYIDPVRPVGRALVTHGHSDHARSGHGQVAATRETLDIMAVRYGADFAGSARALAYGETIARDGVEITLVPAGHVLGSAQVVVRWKGLTMVVSGDYKRRRDPTCPAFEPVPCDVFVTEATFGLPVFRHPDAADEVARLLKSVEQFPERTHLVGAYALGKAQRVIALLREAGFERTIHVHGALEQLNALYQRHGVELGPLRPTGEGRDPLPGEIVLCPPGALQDRWSRRFADPVSAFCSGWMRVRARARQRAVELPLVISDHADWDELTETLAELSPGEVWITHGREEALLRWCELRGQPARALALVGYDDDAD, from the coding sequence ATGGTGAGACCCGAAGCTCTGCTCTGTCCTCGGCCGGACGGGCTCTACTGCCCGCCCGGGGACTTCTACATCGATCCGGTGCGGCCGGTGGGCCGCGCCCTGGTCACGCACGGCCATTCCGACCACGCCCGCTCGGGGCACGGCCAAGTCGCCGCGACGCGCGAGACCCTGGACATCATGGCCGTCCGCTACGGCGCGGACTTCGCCGGCTCCGCCCGCGCCCTGGCCTATGGCGAGACCATCGCCCGCGACGGCGTCGAGATCACCCTGGTCCCGGCCGGCCACGTGCTCGGCTCGGCGCAGGTCGTGGTGCGCTGGAAGGGCCTGACCATGGTCGTCTCCGGCGACTACAAGCGGCGGCGCGACCCGACCTGCCCGGCGTTCGAGCCGGTCCCCTGCGACGTTTTCGTCACCGAGGCGACCTTCGGCCTGCCGGTCTTCCGCCACCCGGACGCCGCCGACGAGGTCGCCCGCCTGCTCAAGTCGGTCGAGCAGTTTCCGGAGCGCACCCACCTGGTTGGGGCCTATGCCCTGGGCAAGGCCCAACGGGTCATCGCCCTGCTGCGCGAAGCCGGGTTCGAGCGGACGATCCATGTCCACGGCGCGCTGGAACAGCTGAACGCCCTGTACCAGCGGCACGGCGTAGAGCTGGGCCCGCTGCGGCCGACCGGCGAGGGGCGCGACCCGCTGCCCGGCGAGATCGTGCTCTGCCCGCCCGGCGCGCTGCAGGATCGCTGGAGCCGACGGTTCGCCGATCCGGTCAGCGCCTTCTGCTCCGGCTGGATGCGGGTGAGGGCCCGGGCCAGGCAGCGCGCCGTGGAGCTGCCGCTGGTGATCTCCGACCACGCCGACTGGGACGAGCTGACCGAGACGCTGGCCGAGCTGTCGCCGGGCGAGGTCTGGATCACCCATGGGCGGGAGGAGGCGCTGCTGCGCTGGTGCGAACTGCGCGGCCAGCCCGCCCGGGCCCTGGCCCTGGTCGGCTACGACGACGACGCCGACTGA
- a CDS encoding PaaI family thioesterase: MSDHLELMRNLALGMNQGSPQALALKLETLSIDRDGSVLKVPYDEKLIGDPETGVIAGGVVTTLLDHACGQAVHAAMTEFKTIATLDLRIDYMRPAEPGKDIFAKAHCYKATRSVAFVRAVAYDDSPDDPVAAAQAAFMLDSSAGRGFGANLKPRKDRK; encoded by the coding sequence ATGAGCGACCATCTCGAACTGATGCGCAACCTCGCGCTCGGCATGAACCAGGGTTCCCCCCAGGCCCTGGCCCTGAAACTGGAGACCCTCTCCATCGACCGCGACGGCTCGGTGCTGAAGGTGCCCTACGACGAGAAGCTGATCGGCGACCCGGAGACGGGCGTGATCGCGGGCGGGGTCGTGACCACCCTGCTGGATCACGCCTGCGGCCAGGCGGTCCATGCGGCGATGACCGAGTTCAAGACCATCGCCACCCTGGACCTGCGCATCGACTACATGCGGCCGGCGGAGCCGGGGAAGGACATCTTCGCCAAGGCGCACTGCTACAAGGCGACCCGTTCGGTCGCCTTCGTGCGGGCGGTGGCCTACGACGACAGTCCCGACGATCCGGTGGCGGCGGCCCAGGCCGCCTTCATGCTCGACTCGAGCGCCGGCCGAGGCTTCGGCGCCAATCTCAAGCCGCGAAAGGACCGCAAGTGA
- a CDS encoding PaaI family thioesterase: MESVQARLARIPYAQFLGVKLELAGDEMTAILPFGRHIIGNPVLPAIHGGVLGAFMEMTALAQLLLTEGQERQPRVIDVSIEYLRSGRPLTTFARAEIKKVGRRIANVHVEAWQDRRAAPIAALRGHFLVSPTEVKP; encoded by the coding sequence ATCGAAAGCGTGCAGGCGCGCCTGGCTCGTATTCCCTACGCCCAGTTCCTGGGCGTGAAGCTCGAACTGGCCGGCGACGAGATGACCGCCATCCTGCCGTTCGGGCGGCACATCATCGGCAATCCGGTCCTGCCGGCGATCCACGGCGGCGTGCTGGGCGCCTTCATGGAGATGACCGCCCTGGCCCAGCTGCTGCTGACCGAGGGACAGGAGCGCCAGCCGAGGGTGATCGACGTCTCGATCGAGTACCTGCGCTCGGGCCGTCCGCTGACCACCTTCGCCAGGGCGGAGATCAAGAAGGTCGGCCGCCGCATCGCCAACGTCCATGTCGAGGCCTGGCAGGATCGCCGCGCCGCGCCGATCGCGGCCCTGCGCGGGCACTTCCTGGTCTCGCCGACTGAAGTGAAGCCTTAG